The DNA region CGCCGAGCTTCCAGCTGGCTGCGTTCTTCCAACTCCCGCAATTCCGCTTCCAGTCCGGCCAGCTTGGCCTGATATTCGCTATAGAGCTTTTCCGCCGCCGTTTTCGCTTCCTGAGCTTCTGCCACCCCTTTCAGTAAACTCTCTTTACGACCAGCAAAAAACTCACGAAAAGGCTTACCCGCAAACCTGATTAGGATCCAGAGCAGGACTCCGAAATTGATCAATCGCCAGAGAAAGTCCCTAAGCAGAGGCAGCGGCTTCTCGGCCAGCAAGGTATAGAGGCTCTGGTGTTCGCCGCCACCATGTTCAGCCGCCCCGGCCGCCGCCGCGGCAAAGCCAACCAACAGAACAACCAACGCAAGCTTCACGGCTTTGTTCACTGCACAACTATTCATTCTAATCCCGCACCCCTTGACTTGAAACCTGACAATTTCGTAAGCACTTCGCCAATTAAACCGCCGCGATTAAAAACTAAAGCTCCCTCTCCAGGATTTTTCCGGCGATATTCCGGGCCAGCGAGTCAACCTCATGGGCCAGTTTTTGCCGTACGTCCTCACTTTCACGCCGAACCCGTTCTCTCGTCGCCTCAACCTGAGCCAAAGCCTCTTCCCGGGCTTTATCCAGCAATTCCCGCGACTCCCGAACCGCGCCCTCCCGAACCGCTGCGGCACGGTCCATCATGCCGGCCTTGGCCTTTTCGATCCGCTCGTGGTAGGTCACGCGGTTCTGATCCGCCCGTTGCCGAACCTCATGGGCTCCGGCAACGGTACCCTCAACCTTGGCCTGACGCGCATCGATGACGCGCAAAACCGGCTTGAACAAAAAGTAGTGCAGGAACACCATCAGGGCAACGATAACACCCCACTGGATCAACATTGTCGCATTCAGATCAATCACGGTCTATTCTCCCAAGGAAATTACCACGCTACACAGCCCGTCACAACCCGACCCACGGCCAAAACAAGCCTGTATTCCAAGCTGTTTTAACTTATTTACCGGGCACTAAAGCGGGCGCATTGTTAACATACCGCAGCTCGCCAAGTCAAGTTTTTTTTGTGCCCTCAGCCCTCCAGCTAAGAAGCTAATTTTACTGAAAAAACATCTTGACAATAAAATCAAAAAAGTTATATTTTTAAAGCATAACCCCATTTTAATGATGCTGAACCGAACCATTCGGGTCAGCCAGACATGAGGCCCGTGATTAAGCCCTTCCATACGCCGCTGACAAATTACAATCCGGTTTTCACTCAAAGAAAAATTGACCGGATCAGACATTTGTTCCTGACACTTGTTTTACTTTCAATCTTCTGGCTGCTGCTTTCCGGCCATTACGATGTTTTCCATCTTACAATCGGTTTAGGCTGCTGCCTTCTGGTCGCCTACGCCTCCGGCGACTTTCTTTTTGTTTATGTCGGAGCCGGCCATACGCATCTTATTTTTCCGCGCCTACTGCTTTATATCCCGTGGCATTTTTACCAGATCGTGCTTTCCAATTTACATCTGGCAAAACTGGTTTTTTCTCCCCTGAACAAACTGAATCCCCGCATGATTCCCTATCAGACCCGCCTGACTAACGGCATGGCCCTGGTTACCCTGGCCAACTCAATCACCCTGACCCCGGGCACTATAACCGTAGATCTGATTGACCAGAAAATGATCATTCACGCCATTGACGACAAGGTCGTCGAAGATCTTCAAAGCGGAGAGATGGAGGCACGGATTGAAAAGGTATTCCTGCCGATGGGCCCCACCAACGAACACGCCCGCGCCATGCTCGCCACGGAAGCCGACAATCTGATCGTCAAGACCATCATTCGAATATTCACTCCCTTCATTCAGCTTTACGCCCTGTACGTCATCGCTCACGGCCATTATTCTCCCGGGGGCGGCTTTCAGGGGGGTGTGATTCTGGCGGCCAGCATCATACTGCTGGCTTTGGCCTTCGGGCTGCGTCGAACCCTTACCAAGGTTACGGAAAAGCTGACTGCCATGCTCTGCAGCACTGGGGTTTTCATTTATGGAGGCATCGGCGCTCTGTGCATTTTACTGGGCGGAAACCTGCTGGATTACGCCCAGCTTGACGGCATGCTCCAGGTCGGCATTCCACAGGCCCGATCACTGGGTATACTCGGAGTTGAAATCGGGGTCGGGGTCGCGGTCATGGCCTGCATGATCTCTATTTTTGTCGATATCGCAAGCGCCGGCGAACTTAGCGGCAAACGGGCCGACGCGTCGCGAGCTCTGCAAACGACCGAGGAGAAGCGCTGATGGAAGTATTTTTCCTCGGCAGCAGCCTTTTTCTCTGCCTGCTGGTTGTTCCCTGTCTCTATCGAGCCATAGTCGGACCAACCATCATCGACCGCATGGTTGCAGTCGGTGCCATCGGCACCAAGACCCTGATAATTTTGGTTGTAATCGGCTTTCTTTACGAAAGAGTCGCCATGTTTATCGACATCAGCATGGTTTACGCCATCCTCAACTTCGTCGGAACCCTGGCGGCGGCCCGCTATTTTGAAGGCAAGGGGGAAATCTGATGACCATAGGAAATTTTGCAACCATCACCCTGGTCTGTCTGGGCTGTTTTTTCTTTATGACCGGCGCTATCGGTTTAGTGCGTTTTCCTGATTTCTACGCCCGCATGCATGCCACCGGTAAAAGTGATACCCTGGCTGTTTTTCTGTGCCTGAGCGGCCTCGCCGTTCATCTGGGTTGCAACCTTGACAGCCTGAAACTTTTATTGATTGCGGTCTTTTTCTTTTTCGCCAATCCGACCGGAACCCATGCCATCTGCCGAGCCGCCTTTCGCTGCGGGGTCAAACCCTGGACCAACAAGGAAAGAAAATCATGATCTGGCAGCTGGATATTGTTCTGCTTCTGTTTATCGTCATTTGTGCGCTTGCCGCCATCAACCTCAAGGATCTCCTGGGCGCGGTTATCATTCTCGGCGCCTACAGTTTTTTCATGTGTCTGCTCTGGACCGAAATGGGTGCCGTTGACGTGGCCTTCACCGAAGCTTCGGTGGGAGCCGGAATCGGCACCGTGTTGTTTATTGCGGCCGTCAATAAAACCTCACGGAGGTCAAAGGACTGATGACAAACTGGCTCAAACTGTTTTCCTGGATCGCCGTCATCATGACCGGAGCGCTGCTGGTGTACGGCATTCATGACATGCCGGCCTGGGGAGATCCCGACTCTCCGGCAAACACCCACGTTTCACCGCGCTACATCACTGAAGCCGGATTGCGAACCGCCACCCCCAATATCGTGACCGCGGTCCTGGCCGATTATCGAGGTTATGACACCCTGGGAGAAACCACGGTAATTTTTACCGCTTCAATTTCTTGCCTCTTTCTTCTGCGCCGGGTCCGTAAAATCCGACTCCACCCCGACCAGGAATGACCAAGGCGTAACCACAGATGCTTGAATACATTCTGGCCAAATACAACTTTTGGATTTACGTGGTCCTGATGATGATCGGCCTTTATGCCATGATGGGCAAACGTAACCTGGTCAAAAAATTGATCGGCATGAATATCTTTCAGACCTCGATCATCCTTTTCTTTGTTTCGATCGGGGTCAAGAAAGGCGGCGCCACGGTTCCCATCCTGAAAGACTTCGGCCATGGCCATGGCGAGCCGTTAATCAGGGTTGCCGACTATCTTAACCCTCTGCCTCACGTCCTGATGCTGACCGCGATTGTCGTTTCCATCGCCACTACCGGCGTGGCCCTGGCCACCTTGATTTTGATTTATAAACGCTATCAGACGCTGGAAGAAGATGAGATCATGGCCATTCGCAAGGAGTCATCCTCCTACAAAACCTCAGGCCTCGAAAGTTGATTTGAGAGATCAAGATGTTCCCAACCACCGGAATCGCTGCGGCTAAGCCGCAAAGACCCTGTCACCTTTCCGGCCAACCCTCAGCCCGGTTAGCATTTGCATGAATGCAATGAGCGACCAGATTCCGGCCTTAATTATCATCGTCCCTCTTCTCGGGGCCTTTTTGACCCCGGTCATCGGCTGGCGTTTCCCCTCCCTGTGCCGGCCCTGGGCCTTGACCGTTCTCACCATGCCCCTGGGAGCAGCCATCGTCTCATTGCTTCAAGTTCTCTCCCACGGTCCTTTTGGTTACAATGTCGGCGGCTGGGCTCCGCCCTGGGGAATAGAATATCGCTTCGACCACCTGAGTACGCTGATGCTGATCCTGGTCGCCGCTATCGGCCTCTTGGCGGCGGTTTACGCCAAAACCGGAATCAGCCTCGACCTGAAGGGTAAAGAGACCCATTTTTACACCCTGCTGTTACTCCAGATCACCGGATTACTGGGCATTGTCATTACCGGTGATCTTTTCAACATTTTTGTTTTTCTGGAAATCTCCTCGCTTTCCGGCTACGGCCTCATCGCTCACGGCGAGGATGGGGCTCCGATGGCGACCTTCAATTATATCATCATCGGCACCATCGGCGCGAGTTTTTACCTGCTTGGCGTGGGCTATCTCTATATGGTGACCGGCTCCCTCAATATCGCCGACCTGGCGCAACTTCTGCCCGAGCTCTACCACTCCAAGGTACTGCTCGTCGGTTTCGCCTTTTTCACTACCGGAATCGCGATTAAAATGGGGCTGTTTCCACTGCACACCTGGATGCCGGATGCCTACACCACGGCCCCCTCGCCGGTCAGTGCCCTGATCGCCCCGCTGATGACCAAGGTTGCAGCCTACTTGCTGATTCGCATCATGTTTACGCTGTTTCAACCGGATTTCGCGGTTTCAGTGATTCCAACAGCGACGATTCTAGGCTGGATGGCCGTAGTTGCCATCATTGTCGGCGGCATCAAGGCGCTGGCCCAGACCGACATCAAACGCATGGTCACCTATATCATGATTGCCGAAGTCGGATATATCGTCATGGGCATCAGCGTCATGAACCGCCCCGGCCTCACTGGAGCCATTCTTCATATTGTCAATGACGCCTGGATGGTTTTTTCCCTGTTCATGATCATCGGCGCCATCTCCGGCAAGGGCCACGGCCGGGAAATCAATCACCTGCTGCATCTAAATCAGAAGATGCCGCT from Pseudomonadota bacterium includes:
- a CDS encoding monovalent cation/H(+) antiporter subunit G yields the protein MTIGNFATITLVCLGCFFFMTGAIGLVRFPDFYARMHATGKSDTLAVFLCLSGLAVHLGCNLDSLKLLLIAVFFFFANPTGTHAICRAAFRCGVKPWTNKERKS
- a CDS encoding DUF4040 domain-containing protein → MIWQLDIVLLLFIVICALAAINLKDLLGAVIILGAYSFFMCLLWTEMGAVDVAFTEASVGAGIGTVLFIAAVNKTSRRSKD
- a CDS encoding pH regulation protein F, encoding MEVFFLGSSLFLCLLVVPCLYRAIVGPTIIDRMVAVGAIGTKTLIILVVIGFLYERVAMFIDISMVYAILNFVGTLAAARYFEGKGEI
- a CDS encoding NADH-quinone oxidoreductase subunit J; its protein translation is MLEYILAKYNFWIYVVLMMIGLYAMMGKRNLVKKLIGMNIFQTSIILFFVSIGVKKGGATVPILKDFGHGHGEPLIRVADYLNPLPHVLMLTAIVVSIATTGVALATLILIYKRYQTLEEDEIMAIRKESSSYKTSGLES
- a CDS encoding monovalent cation/H+ antiporter subunit D family protein; this translates as MNAMSDQIPALIIIVPLLGAFLTPVIGWRFPSLCRPWALTVLTMPLGAAIVSLLQVLSHGPFGYNVGGWAPPWGIEYRFDHLSTLMLILVAAIGLLAAVYAKTGISLDLKGKETHFYTLLLLQITGLLGIVITGDLFNIFVFLEISSLSGYGLIAHGEDGAPMATFNYIIIGTIGASFYLLGVGYLYMVTGSLNIADLAQLLPELYHSKVLLVGFAFFTTGIAIKMGLFPLHTWMPDAYTTAPSPVSALIAPLMTKVAAYLLIRIMFTLFQPDFAVSVIPTATILGWMAVVAIIVGGIKALAQTDIKRMVTYIMIAEVGYIVMGISVMNRPGLTGAILHIVNDAWMVFSLFMIIGAISGKGHGREINHLLHLNQKMPLTMAAFVITALSMCGLPPACGFFSKWYLIMGTIKAGQWVFAVTLLGSSLINAVLFFRIIEKAYLKPFIPGEGHGPTAEHTEGAAIRDEAPASMLIPILLTAAIIILLGPLSGKIIAGVIQHAVPTVF
- a CDS encoding Na(+)/H(+) antiporter subunit B; the protein is MRPVIKPFHTPLTNYNPVFTQRKIDRIRHLFLTLVLLSIFWLLLSGHYDVFHLTIGLGCCLLVAYASGDFLFVYVGAGHTHLIFPRLLLYIPWHFYQIVLSNLHLAKLVFSPLNKLNPRMIPYQTRLTNGMALVTLANSITLTPGTITVDLIDQKMIIHAIDDKVVEDLQSGEMEARIEKVFLPMGPTNEHARAMLATEADNLIVKTIIRIFTPFIQLYALYVIAHGHYSPGGGFQGGVILAASIILLALAFGLRRTLTKVTEKLTAMLCSTGVFIYGGIGALCILLGGNLLDYAQLDGMLQVGIPQARSLGILGVEIGVGVAVMACMISIFVDIASAGELSGKRADASRALQTTEEKR